A section of the Phycisphaerae bacterium genome encodes:
- a CDS encoding alpha-L-fucosidase — MSCSEADDRADPRGASVEWFRHAGFGLFMHYGLYSQLGRGEWVMYRDKIPVAEYVKLKDTFTAEKFDADHMVDLALAAGMKYVNITSRHHDGFCLFRTSQTDYNSVSSPAKRDLVGELAEACRKKKVGLFLYYSYALDWKHPYFFPRDERCPVARPAYDKPEPTYLFRKDEDFRHYLDFVHAQMRELLTQYGPLAGLWLDPLMGYYGRPELFPLKETYGLIRSLQPGCLISFKQGANGDEDFVAPERKAAALKRGGDAAVAVWEKNRGKPVEICDTLQPAAWGYDKSAEGKHKTGDDVMRMLADARAQDANLLLNTGPLADGSIHPDDEATLREVGRRLRNQAATRKR; from the coding sequence ATGAGCTGCTCGGAGGCTGATGATCGGGCTGATCCTCGCGGGGCTTCCGTCGAATGGTTCCGCCACGCCGGATTTGGGCTGTTCATGCATTACGGTCTCTACAGCCAGTTAGGTCGCGGGGAGTGGGTGATGTATCGGGACAAGATTCCCGTGGCCGAGTACGTGAAGCTCAAGGACACGTTTACGGCCGAGAAGTTTGATGCCGACCACATGGTTGATCTGGCTCTGGCCGCGGGGATGAAGTACGTCAACATCACCTCTCGTCATCACGATGGGTTCTGCCTGTTTCGCACGTCACAGACGGACTACAACAGCGTGAGCAGCCCGGCCAAGCGTGACCTGGTCGGAGAGCTGGCCGAGGCGTGCCGCAAGAAGAAGGTCGGTTTGTTTCTGTACTACTCGTATGCCTTAGACTGGAAGCATCCGTACTTTTTCCCTCGCGACGAGCGCTGCCCGGTCGCACGACCGGCCTATGACAAGCCGGAGCCGACCTATCTGTTCCGCAAGGACGAGGATTTTCGACATTACCTCGACTTCGTTCATGCTCAGATGCGCGAGCTGCTGACACAATACGGGCCGCTTGCCGGACTCTGGCTCGACCCTCTGATGGGGTACTACGGGCGGCCGGAACTGTTTCCGCTGAAGGAGACGTACGGCCTGATCCGCTCGCTCCAGCCGGGCTGTCTGATCTCTTTCAAGCAGGGAGCCAACGGCGACGAGGACTTTGTCGCGCCGGAGCGCAAGGCGGCGGCCCTCAAGCGGGGCGGCGATGCAGCCGTCGCCGTATGGGAGAAGAATCGCGGCAAGCCGGTGGAAATCTGCGACACGTTGCAGCCGGCCGCATGGGGTTATGATAAGTCCGCCGAAGGCAAACATAAGACCGGTGACGACGTGATGAGGATGTTGGCCGACGCCCGGGCCCAGGATGCCAACCTGCTGCTCAACACCGGGCCTCTGGCCGACGGCTCGATTCATCCGGACGATGAGGCTACACTTCGCGAGGTCGGCAGACGGTTGCGCAACCAGGCGGCCACGAGAAAGCGCTGA